Proteins from a single region of Eublepharis macularius isolate TG4126 chromosome 9, MPM_Emac_v1.0, whole genome shotgun sequence:
- the TMEM121B gene encoding transmembrane protein 121B, whose product MQRGVSKQRSVSSSSGSFQAPPPPPPAADLQPLFLGGGGGVSSSSSGSSSSSGGSRRGRRGSEEEEEGEEAKPLVPAAPEPPAAAPAACASPASSGASGLGGGMTAGEAFGAAAGGGPAWAASGGPRWGYKALSLVLLLGQGALLDLYLIAVTDLYWCSWIATDLVLAAGWGIFFCRNSRARRRERPPGAAGHPLPPPPPLHPLLGHPPHGGRGGGGGAGKAGGAARRGGDFAYAHLAWLIYAIAFTPKAALILGTSILELVELRLPLGATGFRVTLALSAPLLYCLLRAIGADASPGRLLLPPQPRAAAAAFLATCLDLLDSFTLLELLLLPPGRPALALPPPLRYLLLAVYFLCLASPVLWLYELSAPRPPGAARLALHWLLPAGLLDAPLLALRCLLLVRYQQPLSVFMLKNLFFLACRALEALEACCLLRAAAGPRAKTKSAPDPAAGPAPGQLSHCVSENDMGPHGYVNTLAVTAQS is encoded by the exons ATGCAGCGGGGGGTCTCCAAGCAGCGCTCGGTCTCCTCCTCCTCGGGCTCCTTCCAGgctccgccgccgcctccccccgCCGCCGACCTCCAGCCGCTCTTtctgggcggcggcggcggcgtcaGCAGCTcctccagcggcagcagcagctcgaGCGGCGGCTCCCGGCGGGGCAGGCGGGGCTCA gaggaggaggaggaaggcgaGGAAGCCAAGCCGCTCGTGCCGGCGGCGCCGGAGCCCCCCGCCGCCGCGCCCGCCGCCTGCGCCTCGCCGGCCTCCAGCGGCGCCTCCGGCCTGGGCGGCGGCATGACGGCTGGGGAGGCCTTcggggcggcggcgggcggcgggccggCCTGGGCGGCGAGCGGCGGCCCCCGCTGGGGCTACAAGGCGCTGTCCctggtgctgctgctgggccagggCGCGCTGCTGGACCTCTACCTGATCGCCGTCACCGACCTCTACTGGTGCAGCTGGATCGCCACCGACCTGGTGCTGGCCGCCGGCTGGGGCATCTTCTTCTGCCGCAACAGCCGCGCCCGCCGCCGGGAGCGCCCGCCCGGGGccgccgggcaccccctgccgccgccgccgcccctgcACCCCCTGCTGGGCCACCCGCCGCACGGgggccgcggcggcggcggcggcgcgggcaaGGCCGGCggggcggcgcggcgcggcggggACTTCGCCTACGCGCACCTGGCCTGGCTGATCTACGCCATCGCCTTCACGCCCAAGGCGGCGCTCATCCTGGGCACGTCCATCCTGGAGCTGGTGGAGCTGCGCCTGCCGCTGGGCGCCACCGGCTTCCGCGTCACGCTGGCGCTCTCGGCCCCGCTGCTCTACTGCCTGCTGCGCGCCATCGGCGCCGACGCCTCCCCCGGCCGCCTGCTGCTGCCGCCCCAGccgcgcgccgccgccgccgccttcctGGCCACCTGCCTCGACCTGCTGGACAGCTTCACgctgctggagctgctgctgctgccgcccggccggccggccctggcgctgccgccgccgctgcgctACCTGCTGCTGGCCGTCTACTTCCTCTGCCTGGCCTCGCCCGTCCTCTGGCTCTACGAGCTCAGCGCCCCGCGGCCGCCCGGCGCCGCCCGCCTGGCCCTGCACTGGCTGCTGCCCGCCGGCCTGCTGGACGCGCCGCTGCTGGCCCTGCGCTGCCTGCTGCTGGTGCGCTACCAGCAGCCGCTCTCCGTCTTCATGCTCAAGAACCTCTTCTTCCTGGCCTGCCGCGCCCTCGAGGCCCTGGAGGCCTGCTGCCTGCTGCGCGCCGCCGCCGGGCCCCGGGCCAAGACCAAGAGCGCGCCCGACCCCGCCGCCGGGCCCGCGCCCGGCCAGCTCAGCCACTGCGTCTCCGAGAACGACATGGGGCCTCACGGCTATGTCAACACCCTGGCCGTCACGGCGCAGAGCTGA
- the IL17RA gene encoding interleukin-17 receptor A, with amino-acid sequence MRGAAVSLGCVLLWGLASGCSGLRLLNTLPPFNCSQRGLHCIVRNSVCMDKSWLSVPPWTPSAPRSLEVHADVLSEGGKLLPVLNMEWMVATDGSILHLRGVELSVLQVTSNQQICVKFDFQNNLTRQVRPSDGRRWNFSFNHFVVQPGQSYQVTVHHLPKLATDGDQNCISQSYTVPGCMDPAMKMTAPCQQIGSLWEPNIEGTSLGDDSVMVSFSPTHNSTSYRIHVTSFQDEKECKTSTKEILEEGLHQQLNITVEIEGNLRACCAYRVQIQPFFEACGTDCLRHFASIPCPLLPFQSTMSDIIMDNTDTSMWISWCSTLVCFLIVGSIVAWVFCHARRYKGPHSGMSNNDDAHHGLLRLSQPAPLLKPSKVWIVYSADHKLYVDVVMKFAEFMFTVCGTEVILDLLEEHEISKMGAIRWLTRQKQEMEARSFKIIILCSRGTRAKWQAMLRHEEVSVSLRQDNRLPMGDMFTPALNLILPDFKQPACFGTYLVCYFEGISNEKDIPDPFNVTSKYQLMDKFEEVYFLIQDLEKFEPGRVHQIPEISAERYTESPSGQKLKEAVQKFKEWQAEHPDWFERENAGCGEEGDLQSLNGELCEDLTLLEGGILKQQLFLQEPDPNSCCQVNLCIKEDELGTCQLLPQLLPQEDPAFQTLIIPADNETSQVQVVEPVALAEEREIFSHQLLTNEDWLEGDPILEMSMPRRHSVVLQEELSSNAQPLPADVRQQLEGLMLSLYHQSLGLSEAPVCQEVVNEQQQPLVFEELCKDQRQSVQSDQGYISRSSPLPSDGPVEEEEEKDQDQESHRDAEFVSPDILDSLKSLQQQLLFQDIQQNSSRSGKGGVMGVL; translated from the exons GGTCTGCACTGCATTGTGAGAAACA GTGTTTGCATGGATAAGAGCTGGCTTTCAGTTCCACCATGGACTCCTTCAGCTCCAAGATCTCTTGAGGTCCATGCAGATGTTCTCTCTGAGGGAGGAAAACTGCTTCCTGTGCTGAACATGGAGTGGATGGTAGCTACTGATG GAAGCATTCTGCACCTCAGAGGGGTAGAATTAAGTGTGCTGCAGGTAACCAGTAACCAGCAGATCTGTGTTAAGTTTGATTTTCAAAACAACCTGACCCGCCAAGTCAGACCAAGCGATGGACGTCGG tGGAATTTCTCTTTCAACCACTTTGTGGTGCAGCCAGGTCAGAGTTATCAAGTAACTGTCCATCACCTGCCCAAATTAGCCACCGATGGAGACCAAAATTGCATATCCCAGTCATATACAGTACCAG GTTGCATGGATCCTGCCATGAAAATGACTGCACCGTGTCAGCAAATAG GTAGTCTATGGGAACCAAACATTGAAGGAACAAGTCTAGGTGATGATTCTGTTATGGTGAGCTTTAGTCCAACACACAATTCAACAAGTTACCGCATCCACGTGACCAGTTTTCAAGATGAAAAGGAATGTAAGACAAGCACAAAAGAGATATTAGAG gaagggctgcatcagcAGCTGAACATCACTGTTGAAATAGAGGGAAACTTGAGGGCTTGTTGCGCGTACAGAGTGCAG ATCCAGCCATTCTTTGAAGCTTGTGGCACTGATTGTCTGAGGCACTTTGCTTCCATCCCATgtcccctccttcctttccagtCTACCATGAGTGACATCATTATGGATAACACTG ATACTTCGATGTGGATTTCCTGGTGCAGTACTCTCGTCTGCTTTTTAATAGTTGGGAGTATTGTTGCTTGGGTTTTTTGCCATGCTCGGAGATACAAAG gACCACATTCTGGAATGAGCAATAATGATGATGCACATCATG GTCTGCTGCGTCTGTCACAGCCTGCCCCGCTCCTGAAGCCTAGCAAGGTTTGGATTGTGTATTCTGCTGATCACAAGCTTTATGTCGATGTTGTGATGAAGTTTGCTGAGTTCATGTTCACGGTCTGTGGTACTGAGGTGATCCTAGACCTGCTGGAGGAGCATGAGATTTCCAAGATGGGGGCTATACGCTGGCTCACTCGGCAAAAGCAAGAAATGGAAGCGCGCTCTTTCAAAATCATCATCTTGTGTTCTCGAGGTACACGAGCCAAGTGGCAAGCTATGCTTAGGCACGAGGAAGTGTCTGTCTCTCTCAGGCAAGATAACCGGCTGCCAATGGGGGACATGTTCACTCCTGCTTTGAATCTGATCCTGCCAGACTTTAAGCAGCCAGCTTGTTTTGGCACATACCTGGTTTGCTATTTTGAGGGCATAAGCAATGAAAAGGATATTCCAGACCCCTTCAACGTCACCTCCAAGTACCAGCTAATGGACAAGTTTGAAGAAGTTTATTTCCTGATTCAGGATCTGGAGAAGTTTGAGCCAGGGCGAGTCCATCAGATTCCTGAGATCTCTGCCGAAAGGTACACTGAAAGCCCAAGTGGCCAAAAACTGAAAGAAGCAGTGCAGAAATTCAAGGAATGGCAGGCTGAGCACCCTGATTGGTTTGAAAGAGAAAATGCCGGCTGCGGAGAAGAGGGTGATTTGCAGTCTTTGAACGGGGAGCTCTGTGAGGATCTAACACTGCTTGAGGGGGGGATTTTGAAACAGCAGCTGTTTCTACAGGAGCCTGACCCCAACAGCTGTTGCCAGGTCAACCTCTGCATCAAAGAGGATGAGCTTGGAACCTGCCAGCTGCTACCCCAGCTTCTTCCACAAGAGGATCCAGCATTCCAAACCTTGATCATTCCTGCAGATAATGAGACTTCCCAGGTCCAGGTAGTAGAGCCAGTTGCTCttgcagaagagagagagatattCAGCCATCAATTGTTGACCAATGAAGACTGGCTGGAAGGAGACCCTATACTGGAGATGAGCATGCCAAGGAGACACAGTGTAGTGCTTCAAGAAGAACTGTCCTCAAATGCCCAGCCCCTACCAGCTGATGTGAGGCAACAGCTGGAGGGACTAATGCTTTCTCTCTATCACCAAAGCCTTGGCCTTTCAGAAGCACCTGTCTGCCAGGAAGTTGTTaatgagcagcagcagcccctagTTTTTGAGGAGCTGTGCAAAGATCAGAGACAGTCAGTGCAATCAGACCAAGGTTACATTTCCAGAAGTTCTCCTCTGCCTTCAGATGGCCCtgttgaggaagaggaggaaaaagatcaGGACCAAGAAAGCCACAGAGATGCTGAGTTTGTCTCTCCAGATATCTTGGACAGTCTAAAGagtcttcagcagcagctgcttttCCAGGACATTCAGCAGAACTCCAGCCGGAGTGGCAAGGGAGGGGTAATGGGTGTCCTCTAG